In one Saimiri boliviensis isolate mSaiBol1 chromosome 3, mSaiBol1.pri, whole genome shotgun sequence genomic region, the following are encoded:
- the LSM6 gene encoding U6 snRNA-associated Sm-like protein LSm6, with protein MSLRKQTPSDFLKQIIGRPVVVKLNSGVDYRGVLACLDGYMNIALEQTEEYVNGQLKNKYGDAFIRGNNVLYISTQKRRM; from the exons ATGAGTCTTCGGAAGCAAACCCCTAGTGACTTCTTAAAGCAAATCATCGGACGACCAGTTGTGGTAAAATTAAATTCTGGAGTGGATTATCGAG GGGTCCTGGCTTGCCTGGATGGCTACATGAATATAGCCCTGGAGCAGACAGAGGAATATGTAAATGGACAACTGAAGAATAAGTATGGGGACGCATTTATCCGAGGAAACAATG tgttgtACATAAGTACACAGAAGAGAAGAATGTGA